A region of Culicoides brevitarsis isolate CSIRO-B50_1 chromosome 1, AGI_CSIRO_Cbre_v1, whole genome shotgun sequence DNA encodes the following proteins:
- the LOC134837026 gene encoding phosphatidylinositol 4,5-bisphosphate 3-kinase catalytic subunit beta isoform: MVPNVQTVNPYYNFDYWANQNPTPSENEQVELTIFMPNGILIVLNVPKTITLAELKEDVWEAAERMPLFGHLKDKSYYVLGMVTKYSSDEMHDETKRICDIQPYFCIFRVLSKQNATNNKLNKSINCLIGKSLNDIKIINNAEVNDFRHKMNLLTDDVSTKRHRMSLVEKLSYQYPLRLAATNEMPENVKKRMRNDHFVLVAKFHRDATSSFTFNVPYFITPSKMLEQVLAKKALTMNAKGEILTQDYILKVCGQDEYLFGDYPLVQFLYVQDTLSRGGVPTLVVKQVADVEIEESTYTSTKDLLRSSKQQSEKSTLRKKVRQMLSWDIDQPFKCKIQIIREVNISEDNRYSEIGIQVGLYHGGKALCEPQRTIEKPLTSQRSVRWDEELTFNINVLNLPRMTRLCFVVYETVKSAKYSGTKTRRLKDTNKDIYINPICWANTTVFDFKNQLKTGDITLYTWTFMDTVQDQQSEDLMHPLGTVEQNPRVYECASLTVGFHNYIEKTATIIYPNEETVLEYAESNRATKDLSRSSAQDTRNVKEILAPFMHNDRLNEMHENDRDLIWTSRNEVLANEPDGLPCLLHCVEWKNRDEVAEVTNLLLQWPKVSIERALELLDYAYAEPAVRRYAVDCLQTITDEELLLYLLQLVQAIKHESYLYCDLVEFLLKRALHNQRIGHFFFWHLRSEVPFPSVQIRFGLILEAYLMGSQEHISALLKQTECLDKLKQCSDIVKKGNKEKSRTLLQEFLQHGVNIEAISDVISPLNPSFRCRKLKIDKCKVMDSKMRPLWFVYENADMHGDDIYIIFKNGDDLRQDMFTIQMLRIMDRVWKSSGYDFRMIPYSCISMDRRQGMIEVVLNAETIANIQKERGTVTSSFKKGSLLMWLKEHNQTEEQLQKAIQEFTLSCAGYCVATYVLGVADRHSDNIMVKKTGQLFHIDFGHILGHFKEKFGFRRERVPFVLTHDFVYVINKGQTNNKGADEFRNFQELCETAFIILRRHGCLILSLFSMMISTGLPELSSEKDLNYLRETLVLDLTEEEAREHFKSKFSEALENSWKTSLNWFTHNISTNHNYK; this comes from the exons atggTGCCGAACGTGCAAACAGTTAATCCATATTACAATTTTGATTATTGGGCTAACCAGAATCCAACTCCGTCGGAAAATGAGCAAGTTGAATTGACGATTTTTATGCCTAATGGCATTCTAATAGTGCTAAATGTGCCCAAAACTATAACTTTGGCGGAGTTAAAAgag gATGTCTGGGAAGCTGCGGAACGCATGCCCCTCTTCGGGCATCTCAAGGACAAATCCTACTATGTCCTCGGAATGGTCACAAAATACTCCTCCGACGAGATGCACGACGAAACGAAGCGAATTTGCGACATCCAACCGTATTTCTGCATCTTTCGCGTCTTGAGCAAACAGAATGCCACAAACAACAAACTAAACAAAAGCATAAACTGCCTCATCGGGAAATCCCTGAACgacataaaaatcataaataacgcCGAGGTGAACGATTTTCGGCACAAAATGAATTTACTTACGGATGACGTGTCGACGAAACGGCATCGAATGTCTCTCGTGGAAAAGTTATCGTATCAATATCCCCTTCGACTTGCAGCGACAAACGAAATGCCCGAAAATGTGAAGAAACGGATGCGAAACGATCATTTTGTGCTGGTTGCGAAATTTCACAGAGACGCAACGTCGTCATTTACGTTCAACGTTCCTTACTTTATCACGCCGAGCAAGATGTTGGAACAGGTGCTGGCGAAGAAAGCCTTGACCATGAATGCCAAAGGGGAGATTTTGACGCAAGATTACATCTTAAAAGTGTGCGGGCAAGACGAATATCTCTTCGGGGACTATCCGTTGGTGCAATTTTTGTATGTGCAGGACACGTTAAGTCGCGGCGGCGTTCCAACACTTGTCGTAAAGCAAGTTGCCGACGTCGAAATCGAAGAATCCACGTACACAAGTACGAAAGATCTGCTTCGATCGAGCAAACAACAGTCGGAAAAGAGCACATTGCGTAAAAAAGTGCGCCAAATGTTGTCATGGGACATCGATCAGCCCTTCAAATGCAAAATCCAAATAATCCGCGAAGTGAATATCAGCGAGGACAATCGTTACAGCGAAATTGGCATCCAAGTTGGCTTGTATCACGGCGGAAAAGCGCTTTGCGAGCCGCAACGCACCATCGAGAAACCTCTTACGAGTCAACGGAGCGTCAGATGGGACGAAGAGCTCACGTTTAACATCAACGTTCTCAATTTACCTCGCATGACGCGTCTCTGTTTCGTCGTTTACGAGACCGTCAAGAGCGCCAAATACAGCGGCACCAAAACCCGAAGACTGAAAGACACAAACAAGGATATCTACATCAATCCGATCTGCTGGGCAAACACGACAGTGTTCGATTTCAAAAATCAGCTGAAAACGGGCGATATTACGCTTTATACGTGGACCTTTATGGATACGGTGCAGGATCAGCAATCGGAGGATTTGATGCATCCGCTGGGCACGGTAGAACAGAATCCGCGTGTTTACGAGTGTGCATCACTCACCGTGGGATTTCACAa ttacATCGAGAAGACAGCAACCATCATCTACCCGAACGAGGAGACAGTATTAGAGTATGCAGAAAGCAATCGTGCCACAAAAGATTTATCCCGAAGCTCAGCACAAGACACGCGCAACGTAAAAGAGATCCTCGCCCCCTTCATGCACAACGATCGCTTAAACGAAATGCACGAAAACGATCGCGACTTGATCTGGACGAGTCGCAACGAGGTGCTCGCCAACGAACCTGATGGGCTTCCGTGTCTCCTGCACTGCGTCGAATGGAAAAATCGCGATGAAGTCGCCGAAGTGACGAATCTCCTGCTGCAATGGCCCAAAGTTTCGATCGAACGTGCTCTGGAGCTGCTGGATTACGCGTATGCCGAGCCAGCTGTTCGTCGCTACGCCGTCGATTGTCTCCAAACGATCACCGACGAAGAACTCCTGTTGTACTTACTGCAACTCGTGCAAGCGATCAAGCACGAATCGTATCTCTACTGCGATCTTGTGGAATTTCTGCTGAAACGCGCTCTGCACAACCAACGAATCGGTCACTTTTTCTTCTGGCACTTGCGATCTGAAGTCCCCTTTCCTTCGGTGCAAATTCGCTTCGGTTTGATCCTCGAAGCGTATCTCATGGGCAGTCAGGAACACATTTCCGCGTTACTGAAGCAAACCGAATGTCTTGACAAGCTGAAACAATGTTCGGACATCGTGAAAAAGggaaataaggaaaaaagtcGCACACTTTTGCAGGAATTTTTGCAACATGGAGTCAATATCGAAGCAATTTCCGACGTCATTAGTCCGTTAAATCCGAGTTTCAGGTGTCGCAAGCTCAAAATCGACAAATGCAAGGTCATGGATTCAAAAATGCGTCCTTTGTGGTTCGTTTATGAGAATGCCGACATGCATGGCGACGATATTTACATCATTTTCAAGAATGGCGACGATTTGAGGCAAGATATGTTCACGATTCAAATGCTTCGGATCATGGATCGCGTTTGGAAAAGCAGCGGTTACGATTTTCGGATGATCCCGTATTCGTGCATCAGCATGGATCGACGTCAAGGCATGATAGAAGTCGTTTTGAATGCCGAAACAATCGCAAATATCCAAAAAGAACGAGGCACAGTGACATCTTCCTTCAAAAAGGGATCGTTGCTGATGTGGCTGAAGGAGCACAACCAAACGGAGGAACAACTCCAAAAAGCAATACAGGAATTTACGTTGAGTTGTGCGGGTTATTGTGTGGCAACGTATGTGCTTGGCGTGGCGGATCGTCATTCGGATAATATTATGGTGAAAAAGACGGGACAATTGTTTCACATCGATTTCGGGCACATTTTGGGGCATTTTAAGGAGAAATTTGGATTTCGACGGGAAAGAGTGCCGTTCGTGCTGACGCATGATTTTGTGTATGTCATAAATAAGGGACAGACGAACAACAAAGGCGCCGATGAGTTTAGGAATTTTCAGGAATTGTGTGAAACG gcctttattattttacgacGACATGGATGTCTCATACTTTCCCTATTTTCGATGATGATATCGACAGGACTGCCAGAATTATCTTCTGAGAAAGATCTCAACTACCTCCGAGAGACTTTg